In the genome of Triticum urartu cultivar G1812 chromosome 5, Tu2.1, whole genome shotgun sequence, one region contains:
- the LOC125509395 gene encoding glutamate receptor 2.8-like yields MPCSLPPLLHLAMAGHARARPYLPFILVGLAASFTVTSRAQPTEVKVGLIIDAESPVGKVARTTIPMALEDFYAAFPNSSARVRILQRDSGGDVVVAASAALQLMTSQGARAILGPQSSVEAAFVADLATRAEVPVVSFSATSPSVSPASAGFFVRAALSDAAQAGAVAALATHFGWRRVVPIYQDDDYGAAFVPFLVDALADARAEVPYRCALPEGAAHDAIAAELYRMESEQTRVFVLHTRPGLAKKVFAAAAEAGMTGAGYAWIITDGLTGLVGFVDPPQGVIGLAPYVPTTPRLREVKRRWVRRYMRDHPQDEPEHAVVGCYAVWAYDAAWAVASAAERLSSGDLSSPPGLVGGKGGPTDISGLGKSRSGEKLLRAINDTTFEGLGGRFELIDGELAVPACRVLNIDDGKAKGIGFWTPRHGLSRHVGRGSSKAGGELSPFIWPGESTVRPSGWAQPTSAAKLRVAVPGRIPRSYRAIMHIDVDPVTNRTTAGGFVIEAFEAAVRLLPYALPFDYVKADPMPYDHLAQAVNNGTYDALVADMTITAKRSEHVDFTMPFIATSITMIVPLHDQRSSNKWTWVFLKPLRYDLWLVSAAFFIFTGFVVWAIERRDNERFGGTQSNQAGTMLYFGFSTLVFTHNEKVKSNLSRLVVVVWVFVVLILQSSYTASLTSLLTVPQIGPTIVDYRTLLLGTEKVGILNNSFTPQVINQSGLPQDRVVRYPKAESFQEALLNGSIGAVIDETPYLNIFLQTYRDNFTVTGQPNMTGGFAFAFPRGSPYVKDLSQAILNLTESGEMNRIERKWLSDQDDHRSQGGGPFTTNHLNFSSFRSLFVITGATSLICLTIHLAFFHKEGYWLPLPQIMSRPSWKVRLRMLVKHFDRKVYSETMPGRNQNDVGAVASPHTSDHVSIVGRLPCAPHTNEGSVEMATQTTSEIEPVADGGGRSCSSR; encoded by the exons ATGCCCTGCTCTCTCCCGCCCCTCCTCCATCTCGCCATGGCCGGGCACGCGCGCGCTCGTCCCTACCTACCATTCATCCTGGTCGGCCTCGCCGCCTCCTTCACCGTGACCTCGCGGGCGCAGCCGACGGAGGTCAAGGTGGGCCTCATCATCGACGCCGAATCGCCGGTCGGCAAGGTCGCCAGAACCACCATCCCCATGGCCCTCGAGGACTTCTACGCCGCCTTCCCCAACTCCTCCGCTCGGGTTCGGATCCTGCAGCGCGACTCCGGCGGGGACGTCGTCGTCGCCGCGTCCGCCG CGCTGCAGCTGATGACGAGCCAGGGAGCGCGCGCCATCCTCGGCCCGCAGTCGTCCGTCGAGGCGGCCTTCGTCGCCGACCTCGCCACGCGGGCCGAGGTCCCCGTCGTCTCCTTCTCTGCCACCAGCCCGTCGGTGTCGCCCGCCTCGGCGGGCTTCTTCGTGCGCGCCGCGCTGAGCGACGCGGCGCAGGCCGGCGCCGTCGCCGCGCTCGCCACGCACTTCGGGTGGCGCCGCGTCGTGCCCATCTACCAGGACGACGACTACGGCGCCGCCTTCGTGCCCTTCCTAGTGGACGCCCTCGCCGACGCGCGCGCCGAGGTCCCCTACCGCTGCGCGCTCCCGGAAGGGGCGGCCCACGACGCCATCGCCGCGGAGCTGTACCGCATGGAGTCCGAGCAGACGCGCGTCTTTGTGCTGCACACGCGCCCCGGGCTCGCGAAGAAGGTGTTCGCCGCCGCCGCGGAGGCCGGCATGACGGGCGCCGGCTACGCGTGGATCATCACCGACGGGCTCACGGGCCTCGTCGGCTTCGTCGACCCGCCGCAGGGCGTCATCGGGCTCGCGCCCTACGTGCCGACCACGCCGCGGCTGCGCGAGGTCAAGAGGCGGTGGGTGCGCCGGTACATGCGTGACCATCCGCAGGACGAGCCGGAGCACGCCGTGGTGGGCTGCTACGCCGTGTGGGCGTACGACGCCGCATGGGCCGTCGCGTCCGCGGCAGAGCGACTCAGCTCCGGCGACCTATCATCGCCGCCGGGGCTGGTGGGCGGCAAGGGCGGCCCCACCGACATCTCCGGGCTCGGCAAGTCAAGATCGGGCGAGAAGCTCCTCCGAGCTATCAACGACACGACGTTCGAGGGCCTCGGCGGCAGGTTTGAGCTCATCGACGGCGAGCTCGCGGTGCCGGCGTGCCGCGTGTTAAACATCGACGATGGGAAAGCCAAGGGCATCGGGTTCTGGACGCCGCGGCACGGGCTGAGCCGGCATGTCGGTCGCGGTTCCAGCAAAGCGGGCGGCGAGCTCTCGCCGTTCATCTGGCCGGGAGAGTCGACGGTCCGGCCAAGTGGGTGGGCGCAGCCGACGAGCGCCGCGAAGCTGCGGGTGGCGGTGCCGGGGAGGATCCCGCGCAGCTATCGGGCGATCATGCACATTGACGTGGACCCGGTGACGAACCGGACAACGGCCGGCGGGTTCGTGATCGAGGCGTTCGAGGCGGCGGTGCGGCTGCTTCCGTACGCTCTGCCGTTCGACTACGTGAAGGCGGACCCCATGCCCTACGACCACTTGGCCCAGGCGGTTAACAATGGG ACATACGACGCGCTGGTGGCGGACATGACCATCACGGCGAAGCGGTCGGAGCACGTGGACTTCACGATGCCTTTCATCGCCACGTCGATCACCATGATTGTACCGCTACACGACCAACGGAGCAGCAACAAGTGGACGTGGGTCTTCCTCAAGCCGCTTCGCTATGACCTCTGGCTCGTCAGCGCCGCCTTCTTCATCTTCACCGGTTTCGTGGTCTGGGCCATCGAGCGCCGTGACAATGAGAGGTTCGGCGGGACGCAGTCGAACCAAGCGGGCACCATGCTCTACTTTGGCTTCTCCACCCTCGTCTTCACCCACAACGAGAAGGTTAAAAGCAACCTATCGAGGCTGGTCGTGGTAGTGTGGGTCTTCGTGGTGCTCATCCTGCAGTCCAGCTACACCGCCAGCCTCACCTCCCTGCTCACGGTGCCGCAGATCGGGCCAACCATCGTGGACTACCGCACGCTGTTGCTAGGCACGGAGAAGGTGGGGATCCTCAACAACTCCTTCACACCGCAAGTCATAAACCAGTCTGGGCTCCCGCAGGATAGGGTGGTGCGGTACCCGAAGGCGGAGAGCTTTCAAGAGGCACTGTTGAACGGCAGCATCGGCGCCGTCATTGACGAGACGCCTTACCTCAACATCTTCCTCCAGACCTACCGGGACAACTTCACCGTGACTGGCCAACCCAACATGACCGGCGGCTTCGCGTTCGCGTTCCCCAGGGGGTCACCGTACGTGAAAGACCTGTCGCAGGCGATCTTGAACCTCACCGAGAGCGGCGAGATGAACAGGATCGAGCGCAAGTGGCTCAGCGACCAGGATGACCACAGGTCACAGGGCGGCGGACCGTTCACGACGAACCATCTCAACTTCAGCAGCTTCCGAAGCCTGTTtgtcatcaccggcgccacctcGCTCATTTGCCTCACCATCCACCTTGCTTTCTTCCATAAGGAGGGCTACTGGTTACCCCTCCCGCAGATCATGTCACGCCCATCGTGGAAGGTCAGGCTTCGGATGTTGGTCAAGCACTTTGACAGAAAGGTCTACAGTGAAACCATGCCCGGTCGGAACCAGAATGATGTAGGAGCGGTTGCCTCCCCTCATACCTCAGACCATGTGAGCATCGTCGGTAGACTGCCCTGTGCGCCACACACCAACGAGGGGTCTGTTGAGATGGCAACCCAGACAACCAGTGAGATCGAGCCGGTCGCCGACGGAGGAGGTAGATCGTGCTCGTCACGCTAA
- the LOC125507074 gene encoding protein AUXIN RESPONSE 4, with protein MANRRHHRAHPKAGDKTLLSQANPTAFPTPRPQLPTPPSQKKKTPHSSLQPAMTGDPAAAGPGREAPPPPARPPRPLSVVSALPFWFYLTAAVSLLALLLPHLLSPHHPPPLPPLLRRHLSDGRLLKLHPGPDLFASTSRPAAHSAAHHHPVLVLPGLAAGSFSFRRLLSSLSSRGLVAAAVDLPGQGLSPPPAAPPARTNPLREIMDRGIFHAFEHLVETGEVPFQETAPEPSRSFYAASEAAAAVARAVDALGLAPVHLVLHDSALAAGAAFVSANPAAVQSVTLIDATTTLPAFPAAVLGVPALGRLVLRVPALFKGLVRLSCARGMDAEEADAHRAAVRGQGKRDAVFEAWKAMNHSFDLREWRSSSEEVKRLPMMVLWSGSWSDMWIDEGKKVTKALPDAKFIYHYGGRWPQVDAYEEISKLIAEFVTMLPTTATEHGSENMDQSSGESADAHSDHPVS; from the exons ATGGCAAACCGGCGACATCATCGCGCGCACCCAAAAGCAGGGGACAAAACCCTGCTTTCCCAAGCAAACCCAACAGCTTTCCCCACTCCCCGTCCCCAACTCCCCACTCCTCcctctcaaaaaaaaaaaactccCCACTCCTCACTCCAGCCAGCAATGACAGGCGATCCCGCCGCCGCGGGGCCCGGCCGAgaagcgccgccgccgccggcccggccGCCGAGGCCGCTCTCCGTCGTCTCCGCCCTCCCCTTCTGGTTCTACCTCACCGCCGCGGTCTCCCTCCTCGCGCTCCTCCTCCCTCACCTCCTCTCCCCCCACCACCCCCCTCCCCTCCCGCCTCTCCTCCGCCGCCACCTCTCCGACGGCCGCCTCCTCAAGCTCCACCCAGGCCCGGACCTCTTTGCTTCCACCTCCCGCCCCGCCGCCCACTCCGCCGCACACCACCACCCCGTGCTCGTCCTCCCGGGCCTCGCCGCCGGATCCTTTTCCTtccgccgcctcctctcctccctcTCGTCCCGGGGCCTCGTCGCCGCGGCCGTCGACCTCCCTGGCCAGGGCCTctcgccgcctccggccgccccTCCCGCCCGCACGAACCCGCTCCGGGAGATCATGGACCGCGGCATCTTCCACGCGTTCGAGCACCTCGTCGAGACCGGCGAGGTCCCGTTCCAGGAGACGGCCCCCGAGCCGTCCCGCTCCTTCTACGCGGCCAGCGAGGCGGCCGCGGCCGTGGCCCGTGCCGTGGACGCGCTCGGCCTCGCGCCTGTCCACCTCGTGCTCCACGACTCCGCcctcgccgccggcgccgccttcGTGTCGGCCAACCCGGCGGCCGTGCAGAGCGTCACTCTGATCGACGCCACCACCACCTTGCCGGCCTTCCCGGCGGCCGTTCTCGGCGTGCCGGCGCTGGGAAGGCTGGTGCTGCGGGTGCCGGCATTGTTCAAGGGGCTGGTGCGTCTGTCCTGCGCTCGGGGGATGGATGCAGAGGAGGCCGACGCGCACAGGGCGGCGGTGCGGGGGCAGGGGAAGAGGGATGCAGTGTTTGAGGCCTGGAAGGCCATGAACCATAGTTTTGACCTGAGAGAGTGGAGGAGCTCTTCAGAGGAGGTGAAGAGGCTGCCGATGATGGTTCTGTGGTCGGGTTCTTGGTCGGATATGTGGATCGATGAGGGGAAGAAGGTGACCAAGGCGTTGCCGGACGCCAAATTCATCTACCATTACGGCGGTCGATGGCCTCAG GTGGATGCATATGAGGAAATCTCAAAGTTGATAGCAGAGTTTGTGACCATGTTACCAACAACTGCGACAGAGCACGGGTCGGAGAATATGGACCAATCATCCGGCGAATCAGCAGATGCTCACAGCGATCATCCAGTTTCATGA